A window of Rhizobium sp. CC-YZS058 genomic DNA:
CATAGCCCGTTACCGATGAGACGATGGCGATCTGCCCCTGACCGCGCGCCTTCATGTGGCGGATGGCCGGCAGCAGACAATTGACGACGCCGTTGAGGTTGACCGAGAAGGTCTTTTCGAAATCCTCGCGGTGCAGGTCTTCGCCATGGACGGGCAGATAGACCCCGGCGTTCAGCACCGTCAGCGCCAGCGTCCCGTGCTCATATTCGATCGCGGCGAGAAGGCGCTCCATGTCCTCGGGGTCTGTGACATCGCCGTCGAGCACGATGATCCGTCCCGGGCCTTTGGCCGCATGCTGAAGGGCGACGAGCTTATCGTGGTCGCGCGCCGTGACGACGACCGAGAACCCCTTTTCCACCAGCTTCAGTGCCAGAGCTCGACCGATCCCCGAACTCGCGCCGGTGACCCAGGCGAGGCCATGATCCGGGCGTGCGGTGAAGTCGGTCATGTCAGGCGTCTCCCATTCGGCCATCTACCGGGGAAACCTAGCGTGCAATGCCCCGGCTTCGATCCTCCGACCCGATCACATTTGCGCTTCGCGGGCCGGAACACGCGGCTTCACCCGATCAGGTCGCCCAGGCGCTGGCGGAACGATCCGGTCAGTTTCAGCGGTGCATCGGTGACGGAAAAGACGATGCACGGCTCGCCTTCTTCCGCCACCGGACGATGGTCGAGGCCGTCATCGGCAACGGAAATATCGCCGCGCGCAAAGCGTCCGCGCGCATCGTTGAAGGCACCGGTCAACACCAGCGACAGTTCGAAGCCTTCATGCGTATGCGCCGGCACGGCGCGGCCCGGACGGATCCAGAAGAAGCCGACTTCGCAGCCGTCCATCTTGCCGATCACATGCTCCTTGAGACCCGGCAGCTTGGTCTTCCAGGCGAGGTCGTCGAGATCACGGCCGACGAAATCTCGAATCGCCTGCGGCAGGACGGCACCCTTCGAGGGGGGCGCGCGCGGCAGGTCGATCGTCAGCGGCGGCGCTTCGAGGATCTGGCGCAGAAGGGCGTCGCGGTTGCTTAGCGCAGCCGGTTCGACCCGATCCAGCATATCCCCCCCCGCAGCCTCATACTTCGCCACGACCGGCCGATTGTCCGGCTTGATCTCGAGATGTGCCTCAATGAGCACACGAACGGGCTCAGGCAGCATGCCCGCCGCATAATGCGCCAGCAACGCATCCACCGTATCGAACTCCTGTCGTGTCATGGGCCCCTTTCCTGGTCTTCCCTTCCCTACGATGCGGATGGACGAGCGGATCATCGCACGGTGCATTTCCGAAGAACGCGGTTTGTTTTACCCTGAGACTTCACGGCTGCGAAACAGAATTTCTTGAAGTCTTTGCCGGCCGCGTCGAAAATGCGTCATTCCCTTGATGATCCCCATCTGGTCGCGTGACCATGCTCCTCATCTTCAGCGCCGTCCCGTCCGGCCTTGCCGCCACCCAGGTGCATGATTATGTCACACCCAGCCTGCCCTGCGCTAACCGCGCTTCTTTCGTGAGGTTCCCCGCCCGATGTCTGCCCTGCCCACCGTCCTCGATGCCATCGGCAACACGCCGCTCATCCGCCTCAAGGCTGCCTCCGAGGCGACCGGCTGCGAGATTCTCGGCAAGGCCGAGTTCCTCAATCCCGGCCAATCGGTGAAGGACCGTGCGGCGCTCTGGATCATCCGGCAGGCGGAGCGTGAGGGCAAGCTGAAGCCGGGCGGCGTCATCGTCGAAGGCACGGCCGGCAATACCGGCATCGGGCTGGCTCTCGTGGCCCAGGCGCTCGGCTATCGCACCGTCATCGTCATCCCGGAGACGCAGAGCCAGGAAAAGAAGGATGCGCTGCGCCTGCTCGGCGCCGAGCTCGTCGAGGTGCCGGCCGCGCCCTACAAGAACCCGAACAATTACGTCCGTCTCTCCGGCCGTCTCGCCGCCCAACTGGCCGAAAGCGAACCGAACGGCGCGATCTGGGCGAACCAGTTCGACAATATCGCCAATCGCCAGGCGCATATCGATTCGACCGCACCGGAGATCTGGCGCGATACAGACGGCAAGGTGGACGGCTTCGTTTGCGCCGTCGGTT
This region includes:
- a CDS encoding cysteine synthase A yields the protein MSALPTVLDAIGNTPLIRLKAASEATGCEILGKAEFLNPGQSVKDRAALWIIRQAEREGKLKPGGVIVEGTAGNTGIGLALVAQALGYRTVIVIPETQSQEKKDALRLLGAELVEVPAAPYKNPNNYVRLSGRLAAQLAESEPNGAIWANQFDNIANRQAHIDSTAPEIWRDTDGKVDGFVCAVGSGGTLAGVAEGLRRVKPDVKIGLADPEGAALYSYYTTGEFASPGSSITEGIGQGRITANLEGFTPDYAYRIADSEAIPLVFDLIEQEGLCLGGSSGVNIAGAIRLAKDLGPGHTIVTILCDYGNRYQSKLFNPDFLRSKSLPVPSWLTRASTITVPYEPVG
- a CDS encoding ChrR family anti-sigma-E factor; protein product: MTRQEFDTVDALLAHYAAGMLPEPVRVLIEAHLEIKPDNRPVVAKYEAAGGDMLDRVEPAALSNRDALLRQILEAPPLTIDLPRAPPSKGAVLPQAIRDFVGRDLDDLAWKTKLPGLKEHVIGKMDGCEVGFFWIRPGRAVPAHTHEGFELSLVLTGAFNDARGRFARGDISVADDGLDHRPVAEEGEPCIVFSVTDAPLKLTGSFRQRLGDLIG
- a CDS encoding SDR family NAD(P)-dependent oxidoreductase, with protein sequence MTDFTARPDHGLAWVTGASSGIGRALALKLVEKGFSVVVTARDHDKLVALQHAAKGPGRIIVLDGDVTDPEDMERLLAAIEYEHGTLALTVLNAGVYLPVHGEDLHREDFEKTFSVNLNGVVNCLLPAIRHMKARGQGQIAIVSSVTGYGGLPTSAAYGATKAALINLAESLKFDLDKQGIRIQIINPGFVDTPATKNNAFPMPALVTPEVAAERIVAGLNASGFEITFPRRFTYVLKLLRLLPYGAYFWAINRATGWKTRPPVTSRGAPDAHTPPAESREAS